In Podarcis muralis chromosome 7, rPodMur119.hap1.1, whole genome shotgun sequence, the genomic stretch attaaaagcttccctgccttcagatgtcttctaaaagtctggtagttgtttatttccttgacatctgatgggagggtgttccacagggcgggtgccactaccgagaaggccctctgcctggttccctgtatcctcacttctcacagtgagggaaccgccagaaggccttcggcgctggacctcagtgtccaggcagaatgatgggggtggagacgctccttcaggaataaataaataaataataaaaggtaGACCCCCCAGGTCCAAAATGAGCTGGACATCTGCATTGCTTAGCAGATTTTTCTCCTCTTTgtgtagaattatagaattgtagtgttagaagggaaccccaggggtcatccagtccaacccgccgCAATGCGTGTATTGCAGCTACAGAATCCCGGGtggatggccagccaacctctgcttaaacacctccagtGAAGGACTGGGGACTTGGAGCAGCTGTGTCTGTAGTGGGTGAGAGCCTGCCTGAGTTTTGCACACTCCACTATGCCGTGGCATCTGCTTAAGCAGCACAGGGCGTGATGGAGCAGAGCGTGTTGCCTGATGTTTCAGATACGAAATTCTTGCTCTTGATCAAGTGGAAAGGGTCacagtccccgtccccccccccccccggcttggaTTGCCCCCAAAGGGCCCCAATTCTCCTAAGGCTCACGGTGCGTTTCCTTTGCTCTGCAGAACAAGCCCTGGAAGAAGCTGAGGAACATGGTGCAATGGTCGCCCTGTGTGGTTTCTTTCCGCAAGCGCTACCCCTGGGTCCAGCTGGCTGGCCATGCAGGTAACTCTGGGGTTGGAGGGGAGGAGGCTGGTTGGGGTGGGgtcctgtgggggggggagcatgtgTGCAATTGTGGTCAGGTCTCCAGGCAGACCTTGgaatcgtgggggggggggggagagaggttttGGATCCCCTCTGGagacgcctccccccccccccgacaagttaaaggtaaagagacccctgaccattaggtccagtcgtgaccaactctggggttgcggtgctcatctcgctttactggccgagggagccggcgtacagcgtccgggtcatgtggccagcaggactaagccgcttctggcaaaccagagcagcgcacggaaacgccgtttaccttcccaccagagtggtacctatttatctacttgcactttgacgtgctttcaaactgctaggttggcaggagcagggaccaagcaacgggagctcaccccgtcacggggattcgaaccgccgaccttctgatcggcaagtcctaggctcagtggtttaacccacagcgccactcgcgtcccaaatCATTACATACATATGCACATATTacgtacatacacacatattcagAACAATGTTTCCCCCCCAACTCTTCTTGATAGCTTGTGTCTTTTCCCCCGCAGGCAACTTCAGGGCCGGGGATTTTGGCCGCATCCTGAAGAAGTATTGCCCCAGCGAGCAGCAATGCCTGGAACGCCTGGTGTGCGACGCGCTGCAGCCCTACGTCCCGGCCTATTATGGGGTGGTGGAGCGCGATGGGGAGACCTACATCCAGATGGAGGACCTGCTGTCCGGCTTTGACGCGCCCTccatcatggactgcaagatgggAGTCAGGTGAGCCCTTCAAgccacatgggggggggaggggataccaggaggtcatccagcctgaccccgaTCCAGAGGTGCAGCGTCAAGATGGGCGCCTGACCTTgtgcttctcttctctcccccccggCGCAGGACGTACCTCGAGGAGGAGCTGGAGAAGGCGAGGCAGCAGCCCTGTCCGCGCAGAGACATGTACGACAAGATGGTGGCCGTGGATCCGGCGGCTCCCACAGCGGAAGAGCATGCGCAGAGCGCTGTCCTGAAGCCCCGCTACATGCAGTGGAGGGAGACCCTCAGCTCCACCACCACGCTGGGCTTCCGCATCGAAGGCATCAAGGTGAGCGGCCGCAGGGAGAggcactcatatatatatatagatagatagatagatagatagatagatagatatagtctTTATTGATGTAAAGTACAATCATACATTACAACGGAATTAaacatgaatgaaaaagaaaataaaaaagatcaaagaaagataaaaaaggaaaaaagaaagaaagacaaaaacaattaacaataacaaaaaaaatcagttaaaaaagCCAATCGTTTATACAGCATCATACCTTAGCCAATAAAGTCTTCTTACAAAAACGTCCAGTCGTTTTCATTGTACTTTTTATATTGTCTTGGTTTTATCGCACAGTTTATCTTACTCCTTTTTCAATATATTCCTCTAAGATGTTCCATTTGTTTATTATACACAAGTATCATTCAGTTCTGCTAGAATAATGTCATTTTCACAATATAATCTTCTATACTCTTTGAATAATTTCCATTCTCTGTATGTTTTTTGATTCGGGGCTCCCCTggcttttccagtcagctttgctaaTTGAAAATACTCGATCATGAGTGTTTGCCAATCAATTATTGTTGGTGTTGTTTCCCACTTCCAACTGCTCTGGTGCTGGGGGCCTGCCTGGGGCATCTAGTTGGGCCCTGTGAGAAGATAGACTGCTGCTGGAGCTGGAGGCTCTGTAAGACCGTAAAAAAAGCCTGTCTTACAGAGCCTCCAGCTCCAGGCGCAGTCTATCATGATTCCTGGGTTCTTATGGGgatctggccactgtgaggaggggatgcagactagatgggccatgcgCCTCATCCAGCGGCCTCTTCTTACGCTCTTATGACTGTGATGAGGGGGGAAGGTCCCGTTTCTGAAGCTGCCAGGGCTATTCATAGTAATGCACCAACCTTTGCGCTTGAATAAATTCAGCCCCAAAACAAACCAGGCACAGCTTTGTTCTCAcagccttttaaaaatcatttctcCATAGCCACCAGGAAattaattagttagttagttagttagttagttagttagttagttagttataccccgcccatctggctgggcttccccagccactctgggcggcttccaccaaAATACTGTAttcaaatacagtaatgcattaaacattaaaagcttccctaaacagggctgccttcaggtgtcttttaaaagtaggatagctgcttatttccttgacatctgatgggagggtgttccacagggcaggcgcccctaccgagaaggccctttgtctggttccctgtaacctcacttctcgcaatgaggtaaccaccagaaggtcctctgtgctggacctcagtctctgggctgaatgatgggggtggagacgctccttcagatatactggaccaaggccgtttagggctttaaatctcagcaccaacactttgaattgtgctcggaaacgtactgggagccaatgtaggtctttcaagaccggtgttatgtggttttggcggccgctcccagtcaccagtctagctgccacattctggattagttgtagtttcctggtcaccttcaaaggtagccccacgtagagcgcattgcagtagtccaagcgggagataaccagagcatgcaccactctggcgagacaatctgTGGGTAGGTAGGGAGGGTCTcggcctgtgtaccagatggagttggtagacagctgcctggacacagaatggacctgcacctccatggacagctgtgagtccaaaatgactcccaggctgcgcacctggtccttcaggggcacagttacctcattcaggaccagggaaaactccccacccacccacctcctgccccccaaaaacagtatttctgtcttgtcaggattcaacctcaatctgttagctgccatccatcctccaacccccTCCAGACACAAGCACAGAGGTGGAGCCTCTAAGTCCCTTTGGCTCTGCTCATCGTTGGATCCGGGCAACGCAGCGCTTGCTATAAGGCTGCCTCATTTCCTGATAGTCTGACATtgtgtgtgtctctttctctttccaagAAAGCGGACGGCACCTGCAACACCAGCTTCAAGAAGACTCGCCAACCGGAGCAGGTGACGCAGGCCTTCTGGGACTTTGTGGACGGAGACAGGAGAGTCCTGGTGAGGGTCCGGATTCTGCCCCAGGGCACTAAGCCCTTTGCAGGGAGGGGGGCCCATTTGACACTTTCCATGCTTTTCCTTGACATGCCGCTTTTGAGATTTCCGTGGCCCCCTGCCCACTTTTGGTTtaggtttttaaacctttttgtaaAAGCAGCACTAGAATTTTCACAGTTGAGTCTTCAGCCCCTTTGCCTTCTTCAAGTTTGGCTTTGTTTAAAACTTGCTATTtaggttttcaaaccttttttgtaAATTCAGTATTAGAAACTGTATTTTTGAGTCTTCAATCCTTTATTACTGCAGTTTGCTTTACCTAAGTCGAGCTAGGATTATATAATACGTCAGAATTTTGGGGGTTCTACCCTTGTTTGAATTTTGGTCCTTTAAAGTTTACGgtttttctgtttccttctgaggaaactgaatagttcagtgaaacgaggtttgtagccggcatcccgttaaggctttgttttagggttttctaatttttttccttaagctttttgattttttattatttagttgatttccacaaggtaatatttctagtcgattacttctcgtttcagggattttcgcGGTATTTGTTTTGTGCACTTTGGGGAAAGGCAGCCCATCTCCTCCAGGGTATTCCTGGCACCTGCCCCAGTCGTGGCTCTGGGAAGGCCATAGAATTTGGGAAGGGACCGTCGTATATCctctcaggtctctccttcttctTTCCCCAGACAAGCTACCTGGAGCGGCTGCAGGAAGTCAGGCGGGCGCTCGAACAGTCCGAGTTCTTCAAGACGCACGAGGTGGGTCTCTTTCCGTGGAACGAGGGGGGACTTCTGAGGGCATCTGGTGGGTTGCTGTAGGGTCTGGGGCGCTTGGCTTTGGGGGCCCTGCCTCTCATTCCCCCCGCCACGCAGGAGCTCAGGGTGCTTTTTCATCTCGTTTTCGCTTTCCGTTTGCATGGTGCCTTTCTAAGGTAAAAGGCGGTTTGCAAGCTCAAGAAACTGCAGGATGCGCAAGGAAGATGGCACATCAATCTGATCCAATGCCAACAAGCCTTAATCTAAAAGCAAAGGCTTAAATGGATCCCAATCCATTAGGACAGTACGCAATAAAATTAACTTTCAGGATCTGGATAGTTAGCCTGGGTGAAgtcttgacgttttcatccccccaaaagtttttgggTTTGTGCTGAAattaggctgcattttaatgttgtattttaatcttgttttgtaagttgtatttcaatcaattgttttatatctggtttagccgccctgagccccgttttggggagggcggggtattttccacacaacaacaaaaaaagcaaaaaataacaatacagaaaaacacaaaaacaagcatatattaaaaaaaatctaaatcttacaaattaataatataaacactaaaaaggaaaacaaacattgacttccaccaattcCACAGAACCTCCTTTACCTCTCATTgtatcttcctgttttccttttttttttaaatcatatttattgaaatttccaaaatacaaaaagtaaaaataaaacaaaaataaaatacatttgaaaccttactttcagtacccactttctgggactcccccatccccctccctaccatattcccctttcataactttggttctacaagctctcactcccaatttaaaacttaatttgtttgacccaatattcaaatttaaattatacaatcatcatcattaccttaaaaaaaataaaaataaaagattctctccccaaggtccaccccagtttccttccacgaattcccttttttttaaataaagacgccccccaacaaagtataaaaaactatataaagatataaaagataaaaggtatataaaaaaaaattcaaaaagtagttacacagcctttggattctaaatccccccccccccttccctggtttgaattccccatgtccatcagtctgtctgttttctgcctggaaatcttagatccataatcagatttttccccagttccaccttgccagtttttttttttaagtttatctATTTTTATGGTGTTTAACTTCAAACATCCAATCCAAAAACGGCCCCAAAGGGCCTTTAGCttccttggtctttaaggctccgcccattgttctttccatgtcgTAGTCAGGTTTCTTGTCCTGTTCTGCTGCTAAGACGTTCTAGTTCGGAAATTTGGTACCTCTACAGGGGTTGTTGCTATTCAGGAACAAAAGCTTAcgtccagtcccttcctttcttcaatagaaaattctattgtctcctttaatgtaaacacccctgtagacgaaatactgtttcagttttgcagctttcccgggagataacaagtcctgtacgattccaagagtatttttccacttacgaccgttcttgtaatgtcccgaaacccctctagggggattgtagtaactttgtttcctctgatccGATTGTTGTTCCTTATTTTCgacattttgtatccaaatcgtaacaaattgtaacgaaattaactagcaaagtcctcatagcagagtcctctttaaattttccgactttgacagctactttgacagctgtcaaagtctccgtctcttttcaccaggctctctcacaaatcgccccggttcccagggagggttacgttttccttctcactccactcttctcctccagcacagttcttgtaatttcccatcgtggaattcttaatttttgtcagaaataCGCTTCTCTCTAGACCTTgattacccagtccttgttttaaaatgcttacagtagggagggggactgacttcctttttggatcccccccgctcgtgccaaatccgaaaaaaaaattcctttccccccccctccttttaaacccggtttccgaattactcacgggttgttgttaaaagtccgaattttcaatggaagaagtcagcgctctccgccggatggcatgcggcttcgctcggcagggaaagcagaggactcacagcaccacgccactccccggcacccgatccgtagcctttaaaaaggctccttcacgagtcgggagggcgctaacggtgccagccgagtcacccatgtccacgggctccgtacctgtggtttttaagggtccccgcgtcgccggcacggtaggacccagcccctgccgagcagactccctccggagctcggagggagtccgccattcggcgatggcgccaacccggaagtccatatcttcctgttttcctgatcatctctatcctaacatctagatataaatccctctttcttatcctttcacttcataAGGTTATtccagccagatttctgtcctcgaaccttgaCTTTTAAAGTATTCATTTCggcactcccattcctttttcacttcactttttggttttcgTCTTATTgtatctgtcaatttggctaattctaaatattctgaaaacTTACATAACCAttctcccctagtgggtaactgattcccttATTTCATGAAATCTATGCACTACTTGATTGTACCCCTCAAAGTGGTACAAAgtgcaaaaaattaaaagcaataaaaaaatagcaaatcttttttttaaaaaaccccagagttacaataaaaaaaaagattaagacTCACACCAGcaatttctaagcatctgggtagaagGGTTGGCCAATATCTGCTTTTCATCATCGCAATATCTTGCCAGcgaaacattgcaatataccagTATGTCACAATAATGATggtaggcatagctgtcaagtgtcccttatttggtgggaaagtcccttatcccagcgccgtgtcccgctgctatcccttattgatgatgtcccttaaatttcccgggtggGGCCAGAGAAAGTGTCCTCTGATAAAGCGCTTCCAGAGGACACTTTCTCTGGCCCCACCCTAAGAACAAAGATCTCCCGGCAGAAGGGAAAGGGGTAAGGCAAGAAATCCCAGCAGAGAACTGCAAGTATGTgtgtggcatagctgtcaaccgtcccttatttggcgggaaagtcccttatcccagcaccgtgtcccgctgctgtcccttattgatgatgtcccttaaatttcccgggtttcaaaggaagcagctcctctccctccccccctgccggccagggaggagggaggctccaactgtgttgcttggctgcgttgctcacccaataaggagtctataagaacgactgggggggtggagcttgccaatcaaatcggccgcgttgccaggggactcgcctttgctcagcgcttcccagcggagaggtgatggtggttttccttgctgcatcccctttgccgggttgctgcgctgtgggaaccactgcttgaggctttgtttcgctgctggctgggctttctgcctttggctgggaggggctcagaagttgaacatacctgtgcttggaaaatcccttattttggctgctgatcccttatttttaaatctgtaagttgacagctacgaTGTTAGGCTTGCCGAAGCAAGGGTGCTTTTAGCACACTCATTCatgttctctttttcctttctctctccaagGTGGTGGGCAGCTCTCTTCTCTTCATCCACGACCAGACGGGTCTGGCACGGGTGTGGATGATCGACTTTGGCAAGACTGTGCCGCTGCCCGAGAAGCAGACTCTGACTCACCGCCTGCCCTGGCAGGAAGGCAACCGCGAGGACGGCTACCTCTGGGGCCTGGACAACCTCATCGCCATCTTGGAGCGGATGTTGGGGGAGTGAGCCAGGAAGATGCAGCCGACACGTCGAGACGGGGGGCCGCCTTGGCTCCCCCGGGACTCTGCCGTTTAATTTATTCAGCCAGATATGCTACTGGAACCAGGGGGATACAGGGCCTGGGGCAGAACTGGAAGAGCCCCAGGGGCCTTTTGGATGGGGCCAGCTGGTTTTTGCACCGCTAAGTTTATTTATTGGCGTGACGGACATGGTGGGAACCCCCCCCCCGACTGCTGTCCTGCACATGGTGGACAGTAAAGACAGAGCTCACTAGGGGCATTGGGACTGAGTTTGGGGACGTGGGATTATTGGGGTGCCCGGTTTAGGGTCAAGACTTTGAACCACAGTGCTGGCAGTGCCCATTTCCCAAATGTCGGGAGAGACTAGaaagcggggtgggtgggtgtttggagGCGGGGCTTGCCTCTGCTCCTCCCCCAAATAAGCCCCACCCACACCTGAGCCACAGCCTGGAGGCGTCGGTCAAGCGAAATACTTGCGTTTCTCTTCAGGGTTTGGGGAGTAAAGAGAAACTTGTGTCTTCCCTCTGCTTTGACCGTTAACTTTCCTGGCGCCCAGATAACTGCCTTGGCAAACAGGAGCAGTTTGTTGCTTTCACAACCTGATGTACCAAAGGGCTTGGGGGAGAACACCTTCCCCAATCGCTGCAGAAATGAATGGTGGAGTTCCACTGCCCTCCAAATTGCTTTGGCAGGGCCAGGCTGCCTATTTTTGGGGTGCTGAATTTGGGTTAGCAGAAACCAGCGGATAGGATCTCCCtgggggtgtgtggtttttttttttatggtgtTTGGGAGGGGATTGTGGCTGTCCTTCGTCCCGCCAGAGAAGGGAGCCGCTCCTCTGTATTTGAATGTATGTGTTTCTGTAAATTTTTATatgtaaaaaagttttttttttttttaagggacataAAGAACTACAAGTGATGTGCTGTTGCGTCTTAGCTTTATTTCAAGGTTGCATaatgagagaatgaatgaatcttcAGAAGATTGTGGCTTAGCCTTTACCAAAGTGTTGATTGGTTAGGggtgttaatggagaaatctgagggctccctcaggactaccagagcaaaacagcagccagtaggattggtcttgattgaagactgtcgcgacaggactcccacctgccgccaggtgaaacaagatggaagccctgaacaaaagaagaccccaacttttattagctgctaatctcCCATGCTACACCCCCAAGACTACATCACAaagaggaggggttgagggaggagttgtggtggtaacctgagtgtcttgtcacctgttccacctttccccctccccatgagtactttccagtgGCCAaaagggagtttgcagtttcctgcccccagagggaagagctgatcactgtcctttgtttcagtccctgctgaatccactcccatatgcaagttctttgtgagtgtggtggtcttctgtctgggaccatcaaggttggcatgccaactgggcagggctcatgtgtatgtgctggtatgctcaaggcactatggctgccctgtatcaaacttTCCCCATGTTGTAGTCCTTTCTTCATGGAGTAAGataaaagtggaacggtgcagatccgatgtatggttgattttctatgaatttataacagaagtgtcgCGTATGTCGTGTgtaagtttgtacaaactgaatgattgggggggggggggtttcctgcaaCAGGGGGGACCAgattcctccctccccagcccatGGTGAAAGAAGGCCACCTGTCCCCATGTACCTCTCAGAACCACAGAATTAGAAGGGGCCCaaagaggtcatccagcccaaccccgttTGCTTGGGCTCCTGGTCCCCTAGTTTTTCATCTGCACGTGCACAGATGACAGTGGGGCTTTACAGGCTGTGTCCCACAGAGAAGAGGGCTAGAAGACTGCCCAGCAGAGATGGAGAGGCATGGCAGACAAGACCCCCAGCccaatttccatgaggatttacAAGCCTTTTCCCAAATCCTGCCCAGCGTGACAGCCTTCGTGACAGAGATCTATTTGTGAGGGTTCAAGGGTCCCAGCAGGGAGGGACCGGAGGACGACTGTCACCCTGGAAATCCTAGCCTGCGTGCAACAAGGAAAGAGGAGCTATTTTGGGAGCAGGACACAAAGACTGCTCCATTTCCCGTTGCCACAACCAGAGACCCTCCCCAGGAAGGGTgtggagcaggagagggagagatggaaatagcattgggagggggggcaggctgtGGTTTATGTCaaagcgggtgcagaatgctgcagcaaggctcctcacggggtccctgccatgggggCATATTCACCCAATGCtctaccagttgcactggctgccGGTGGAGTACAGGCTCAGATTGAAGGTGCTgggtttgacctttaaagcccttcacggcctaggaccctcgcacctatgggaccgcctttttcctttctcctcctgcaatgaggctacattttaatatttcaatattttaatgtattttaattttgtttttaagttgtattcattcaacttgtttttattattgcttgttagccgccctgagcctggccttagctggggagggcggggtataaataaaaattattattattatcatcattattaaaggACCCCATGGACCCCGAACGCTGCTCCTTCCAGGCCCCAAAGCCCAGCAGTCTCCTTGGAGTGGTTCCACCCACAAAAACAGGAACCCCTCCGCACCTCGGGGCAAATCCTTTCACGCAGAGATCTCTCAAGGCACAAAACTACCACTCCTTTGCCGTTTCCTCTCTTTTAATTTTTGAA encodes the following:
- the ITPKC gene encoding inositol-trisphosphate 3-kinase C isoform X1, translating into MRLDVGTTAATAPPTPSAPAGPAAPPCPGPSSSGGPVGSGDVQNKPWKKLRNMVQWSPCVVSFRKRYPWVQLAGHAGNFRAGDFGRILKKYCPSEQQCLERLVCDALQPYVPAYYGVVERDGETYIQMEDLLSGFDAPSIMDCKMGVRTYLEEELEKARQQPCPRRDMYDKMVAVDPAAPTAEEHAQSAVLKPRYMQWRETLSSTTTLGFRIEGIKKADGTCNTSFKKTRQPEQVTQAFWDFVDGDRRVLTSYLERLQEVRRALEQSEFFKTHEVVGSSLLFIHDQTGLARVWMIDFGKTVPLPEKQTLTHRLPWQEGNREDGYLWGLDNLIAILERMLGE
- the ITPKC gene encoding inositol-trisphosphate 3-kinase C isoform X2 — translated: MRTLPLAQELRARLDAAAGLAGAMRKLDRSACRNKPWKKLRNMVQWSPCVVSFRKRYPWVQLAGHAGNFRAGDFGRILKKYCPSEQQCLERLVCDALQPYVPAYYGVVERDGETYIQMEDLLSGFDAPSIMDCKMGVRTYLEEELEKARQQPCPRRDMYDKMVAVDPAAPTAEEHAQSAVLKPRYMQWRETLSSTTTLGFRIEGIKKADGTCNTSFKKTRQPEQVTQAFWDFVDGDRRVLTSYLERLQEVRRALEQSEFFKTHEVVGSSLLFIHDQTGLARVWMIDFGKTVPLPEKQTLTHRLPWQEGNREDGYLWGLDNLIAILERMLGE